A stretch of the Hydra vulgaris chromosome 09, alternate assembly HydraT2T_AEP genome encodes the following:
- the LOC136085168 gene encoding uncharacterized protein LOC136085168 encodes MPFAHNSLIDSGHRSEVSASNPDVLVNDSEEEYNPLKSSPYNLIKLDRFAIEAVRYDVSSRNAAALANALLLDYGIIKHGDLNQVVDRSKIEREKKKVMSRYGDQHDNNLSNLVCLSVDGKDDKNVLQFKDVIENGETHLSRVTEKEHHLTFTNENSFKNGSYLSHKNLPSNDAAGLLQSEVVYNVLKEYGSLNSVQALLLDSTNVNTGFKTGVVACLEKKLERKIHLIG; translated from the exons ATGCCTTTTGCTCATAACTCGTTGATTGATTCTGGTCACAGATCTGAAGTTTCAGCATCCAATCCAGATGttttg GTAAATGATTCTGAGGAAGAATATAATCCATTAAAAAGTTCTccatataatttaattaaacttgataGATTTGCAATTGAGGCTGTCag ATATGATGTCTCATCTCGTAATGCAGCTGCACTAGCGAATGCTCTACTACTAGATTATGGAATCATTAAACATGGAGATTTGAATCAAGTTGTAGATCGAAGCAAAATTGAGAG AGAGAAGAAGAAAGTAATGTCAAGATATGGTGATCAAcatgataataatttaagtaactTGGTGTGTTTGAGTGTTGATGGTAAAGATGATAAAAATGTTCTTCAGTTTAAGGATGTCATTGAAAATGGAGAAACTCACTTGTCGAGAGTTACTGAAAAAGAacatcatttaacttttactaatgaaaatagttttaaaaatggttcaTATCTCTCTCATAAAAATCTTCCATCAAATGATGCAGCTGGTTTACTTCAAAGTGAAGTTGTATATAATGTTCTGAAAGAGTATGGTAGTTTAAATTCAGTACAAGCTCTTCTTCTTGATAGTACAAATGTCAATACAGGTTTCAAAACTGGAGTTGTTGCGTGTTTAGAAAagaaattagaaagaaaaattcACCTTATCGGATAA